From a region of the Odontesthes bonariensis isolate fOdoBon6 chromosome 2, fOdoBon6.hap1, whole genome shotgun sequence genome:
- the hint1 gene encoding adenosine 5'-monophosphoramidase HINT1: protein MADETAKAQTAKPGGDTIFGKIIRKEIPAKFIYEDDQCIAFPDVAPQAPTHILVVPKKPIVQLSQAEDSDAALLGHMMLVAKKCAHEAGLSKGYRIVINDGPDGGQSVYHIHIHVLGGRTMGWPPG, encoded by the exons ATGGCTGATGAAACAGCGAAAGCGCAGACTGCCAAACCTGGCGGAGACACGATATTTGGAAAGATCATACGCAAAGAGATTCCTGCCAAATTCATCTATGAGGATGATCAG TGTATTGCCTTCCCCGATGTAGCTCCTCAAGCTCCCACTCACATCCTTGTAGTACCAAAAAAGCCAATTGTTCAGCTGTCACAAGCCGAGGACAGTGATGCTGCA TTGTTGGGCCACATGATGCTGGTTGCAAAGAAGTGTGCTCATGAAGCAGGTCTGTCTAAAGGCTACAGGATCGTCATCAACGATGGGCCAGATGGCGGTCAGTCAGTCTACCACATCCACATCCACGTCCTGGGTGGACGCACTATGGGGTGGCCCCCTGGCTAA
- the lyrm7 gene encoding complex III assembly factor LYRM7 — translation MGTRLKVLSVFKSLHRTRMAVFKEDERALTAARLKINEEFQKNKNETSEENIQKMIKMGSAVETILREGVVQMEHVGEEKLLLRPREGLFLENVPYCDEPRKKS, via the exons ATGGGGACTCGTTTGAAG GTTCTAAGCGTGTTTAAATCGCTGCACAGAACGAGGATGGCTGTGTTCAAAGAAGATGAAAGAGCACTGACAG CTGCAAGACTTAAGATCAACGAGGAgttccaaaaaaataaaaatgaaacgtcagaggaaaacatccagaag ATGATTAAAATGGGCTCAGCTGTGGAAACTATTCTTCGAGAGGGTGTAGTACAAATGGAACATGTTGGAGAAGAGAAGCTCT TGCTTCGACCCAGAGAGGGCCTCTTTCTGGAAAATGTACCCTATTGTGACGAACCCAGAAAAAAGTCCTGA
- the dync2li1 gene encoding cytoplasmic dynein 2 light intermediate chain 1 isoform X2 — MAKISSDTLWELAAAEVQNRESGCGEEDGGETVSERTVFLMGSKAGGKTSILLRCLDRDEPPKPTLALEYTFGRRARGHNTPKDIAHLWELGGGTSLSDLVQIAITPVSIRSLSVILILDLSKPNALWGTIEKLLQTAHAHLDKVTSQAQQAEKPRHRSKHQTPVHSAARVLPKDYPDRELISPFPVPLLIIGSKYDLFQEFDSDKKKVVGKTLRFIAHYYAASLIFTSIKSESLMSKTKSFFSHLAFDLDKGKHVSCDPNKPLIIPAGSDSFSQIGSPPSVDVDITSLHAKNPKDLWKKVYERVFPTESTNEQRELKDPAKDPQYSELQIDVMRAQKDQELEQYKRNAAKSWKGLELET; from the exons ATGGCAAAAATAAG CTCAGACACTCTATGGGAGCTGGCTGCTGCGGAGGTCCAGAATCGGGAGAGCGGATGTGGGGAGGAGGACGGAGGAGAGACCGTCAGCGAGAGGACCGTGTTTCTGATGGGGAGCAAGGCTGGG GGTAAAACATCCATTCTCCTCAGATGTCTCGACAG GGATGAACCACCAAAGCCAACTCTAGCGCTGGAGTACACTTTTGGCAGACGGGCTCGGGGACACAACACT CCCAAAGACATAGCCCACTTATGGGAGCTGGGAGGAGGGACTTCTTTGTCAGACCTCGTACAAATAGCCATTACACCTGTCAGCATCAG GTCTCTTTCTGTCATCCTCATTCTGGACCTGTCTAAACCCAACGCCCTGTGGGGAACCATAGAAAAGCTGCTGCAGACAGCACATGCTCATTTGGACAAAGTTACTTCCCAGGCACAGcaagcagagaagcccagacaCAGAAGCAAACACCAGACACCAGTCCACTCTGCAGCACGTGTCTTACCTAAAGACTACCCC GACAGAGAGCTGATCAGTCCTTTTCCTGTTCCCCTGCTCATCATTGGCAGCAAGTATGACCTCTTTCAG GAATTTGACTCGGACAAGAAGAAAGTGGTCGGTAAAACATTGCGTTTTATTGCCCACTACTACGCAGCCTCACTTATT TTCACCAGTATCAAGTCTGAGAGCCTCATGTCTAAAACCAAGAGCTTCTTTTCTCATCTGGCATTCGATTTGGACAAAGG GAAACATGTGTCCTGTGATCCCAACAAGCCTCTCATCATTCCCGCAGGCTCTGACTCTTTCAGCCAAATAG GCTCCCCTCCTTCTGTTGATGTGGACATAACTTCTCTGCATGCTAAAAACCCGAAGGACCTCTGGAAGAAAGTGTACGAGCGTGTGTTTCCCACTGAG AGTACCAATGAGCAGAGAGAACTAAAGGATCCTGCCAAAGACCCGCAGTACAGTGAGCTTCAGATTGATGTCATGAGAGCCCAGAAAGACCAG GAGTTGGAGCAGTACAAAAGGAACGCAGCTAAGTCATGGAAAGGACTGGAGCTGGAGACATGA
- the dync2li1 gene encoding cytoplasmic dynein 2 light intermediate chain 1 isoform X1 produces the protein MGAGCCGGPESGERMWGGGRRRDRQREDRVSDGEQGWGVFNMESEHIQHGKTSILLRCLDRDEPPKPTLALEYTFGRRARGHNTPKDIAHLWELGGGTSLSDLVQIAITPVSIRSLSVILILDLSKPNALWGTIEKLLQTAHAHLDKVTSQAQQAEKPRHRSKHQTPVHSAARVLPKDYPDRELISPFPVPLLIIGSKYDLFQEFDSDKKKVVGKTLRFIAHYYAASLIFTSIKSESLMSKTKSFFSHLAFDLDKGKHVSCDPNKPLIIPAGSDSFSQIGSPPSVDVDITSLHAKNPKDLWKKVYERVFPTESTNEQRELKDPAKDPQYSELQIDVMRAQKDQELEQYKRNAAKSWKGLELET, from the exons ATGGGAGCTGGCTGCTGCGGAGGTCCAGAATCGGGAGAGCGGATGTGGGGAGGAGGACGGAGGAGAGACCGTCAGCGAGAGGACCGTGTTTCTGATGGGGAGCAAGGCTGGGGTGTGTTTAACATGGAGTCAGAACACATTCAGCAT GGTAAAACATCCATTCTCCTCAGATGTCTCGACAG GGATGAACCACCAAAGCCAACTCTAGCGCTGGAGTACACTTTTGGCAGACGGGCTCGGGGACACAACACT CCCAAAGACATAGCCCACTTATGGGAGCTGGGAGGAGGGACTTCTTTGTCAGACCTCGTACAAATAGCCATTACACCTGTCAGCATCAG GTCTCTTTCTGTCATCCTCATTCTGGACCTGTCTAAACCCAACGCCCTGTGGGGAACCATAGAAAAGCTGCTGCAGACAGCACATGCTCATTTGGACAAAGTTACTTCCCAGGCACAGcaagcagagaagcccagacaCAGAAGCAAACACCAGACACCAGTCCACTCTGCAGCACGTGTCTTACCTAAAGACTACCCC GACAGAGAGCTGATCAGTCCTTTTCCTGTTCCCCTGCTCATCATTGGCAGCAAGTATGACCTCTTTCAG GAATTTGACTCGGACAAGAAGAAAGTGGTCGGTAAAACATTGCGTTTTATTGCCCACTACTACGCAGCCTCACTTATT TTCACCAGTATCAAGTCTGAGAGCCTCATGTCTAAAACCAAGAGCTTCTTTTCTCATCTGGCATTCGATTTGGACAAAGG GAAACATGTGTCCTGTGATCCCAACAAGCCTCTCATCATTCCCGCAGGCTCTGACTCTTTCAGCCAAATAG GCTCCCCTCCTTCTGTTGATGTGGACATAACTTCTCTGCATGCTAAAAACCCGAAGGACCTCTGGAAGAAAGTGTACGAGCGTGTGTTTCCCACTGAG AGTACCAATGAGCAGAGAGAACTAAAGGATCCTGCCAAAGACCCGCAGTACAGTGAGCTTCAGATTGATGTCATGAGAGCCCAGAAAGACCAG GAGTTGGAGCAGTACAAAAGGAACGCAGCTAAGTCATGGAAAGGACTGGAGCTGGAGACATGA
- the abcg5 gene encoding ATP-binding cassette sub-family G member 5, with protein MNRLDTMQAVEPENGTKVRESFKYVSEEKRDVSKEAREQRSEPSCSLSVSRIAYTVSERAGSWWDLPSHRKQWTRQILNDVSFHIDSGEIMGILGNSGSGKTTLLDAISGRIGNRGTLSGEVFINGRKMKREEYQDCFSYVLQSDNLLSYLTVEETLTYTAQLSLRKHSTEAIKKKVSAVMAELSLTHVAHSVIGGRVFPGISGGERRRVSIASQLLQDPRVILLDEPTTGLDSMTANQIVVLLAELASRNRVVIVTIHQPRSELFRLFSRIAIMSRGELVFCGQPGEMVDFFSHCGYECPEYCNPFDIYVDFTSVDTRSSEREAATFSRMHEITTSFQRSVIYQNMLDKMQQSLQQSDKPAIPFKSKESPNCATKLEVLFKRTLRNLSRDRMGVLMRLSQNLIYGLFVAFFVIHLDEDVTKGAVQDRIGIIYQSVAASPYTGMLNAVALFPALRAISDQESQDGLYSKWQMFLAYIFHILPFSILSVFIFASFLYWTVGMHPDSLRFLCFTAVVLVPHIIGELLTVVLLGVVQDPNMVNTGVALLNIAGILVGSGFLRSTQQMPVVFQWLSYLTFQKYSCELLIVTEFHDLEFTCNTSKPLPGACLVTTGSQIIDQGYPGALSRYTLDFVLLYSFLPALVLLGIIGFKIRDKLVRH; from the exons ATGAACAGATTGGATACGATGCAAGCGGTGGAGCCAGAGAACGGGACAAAAGTTAGGGAGTCTTTCAAGTATGTGTCGGAGGAGAAGAGGGATGTGTCGAAGGAAGCCAGAGAGCAGCGATCAGAGCCGTCCTGTTCTCTCAGTGTCAGTAGGATTGCCTACACTGTCAG TGAGCGTGCGGGATCATGGTGGGATTTACCCTCCCACAGGAAGCAATGGACGCGTCAGATACTGAATGATGTCTCCTTCCACATAGACAGTGGGGAGATAATGGGCATACTGGGCAATTCAG GCTCAGGGAAGACAACATTGTTGGATGCCATCTCAGGGAGGATTGGTAACCGTGGTACGCTGTCGGGTGAGGTCTTCATTAACGGCAGAAAAATGAAGAGAGAAGAGTATCAGGACTGTTTCTCCTATGTCTTGCAG aGTGATAACTTGCTAAGTTATTTGACAGTGGAGGAGACTCTGACCTACACGGCACAGCTGTCCCTGCGGAAACACTCGACCGAAGCGATcaagaaaaaa GTATCTGCAGTGATGGCTGAGCTGAGTCTGACTCACGTGGCGCACAGTGTTATTGGAGGTCGTGTTTTCCCAGGGATCTCTGGTGGTGAGAGGAGGAGGGTCTCCATAGCCAGCCAGTTACTTCAAGACCCAA GGGTGATCCTATTGGATGAGCCGACTACTGGCCTGGACAGCATGACCGCCAATCAAATCGTGGTGCTGCTGGCAGAGCTGGCGAGTAGGAACCGTGTCGTCATAGTAACCATCCATCAGCCACGCTCTGAGCTCTTCAGG CTGTTCAGCAGAATAGCGATAATGAGTCGTGGAGAGCTGGTATTCTGCGGACAGCCAGGGGAGATGGTGGACTTCTTCAGCCATTGCGGATATGAATGTCCAGAGTACTGCAACCCCTTTGACATCTACG TCGACTTCACCTCAGTGGACACACGCAGCAGTGAGAGAGAGGCAGCCACATTTAGTCGTATGCATGAAATCACCACATCCTTTCAGCGGTCTGTCATCTACCAGAACATGCTGGACAAGATGCAGCAGAGCCTGCAGCAATCAGACAAGCCAGCCATCCCCTTCAAGAGCAAAGAGTCTCCCAACTGTGCTACCAAGCTTGAAGTTCTGTTCAA ACGGACGCTTAGAAATCTTTCCAGAGACCGGATGGGtgttctgatgcgtctatcccAGAACCTGATATACGGTCTGTTTGTGGCCTTCTTCGTCATACATTTAGACGAAGATGTCACCAAGGGTGCTGTGCAGGACCGCATTGGCATCATCTATCAGAGTGTCGCTGCGTCGCCCTACACTGGCATGCTCAACGCTGTCGCTCTCT TCCCAGCTTTGCGAGCCATCAGCGATCAGGAGAGTCAGGATGGCTTGTACAGTAAATGGCAAATGTTCTTGGCCTACATCTTCCACATCCTACCCTTTAGCATCCTGAGTGTCTTCATCTTCGCCTCCTTCCTTTACTG GACGGTGGGGATGCACCCGGACAGTTTGCGCTTCTTGTGTTTCACTGCTGTTGTTCTTGTCCCACATATTATAG GTGAATTGCTGACTGTTGTGCTATTAGGAGTGGTCCAAGACCCCAACATGGTCAACACTGGAGTGGCTTTACTTAATATTGCTGGGATCTTGGTGGGATCCGGATTCCTTAG AAGCACCCAGCAGATGCCCGTAGTATTCCAGTGGCTCAGTTATCTGACGTTCCAGAAATACAGCTGTGAGCTGCTCATAGTCACCGAGTTCCACGATCTTGAATTCACATGCA ATACCTCTAAACCCTTACCAGGAGCATGTTTGGTCACTACAGGCAGTCAGATCATTGACCAAGGCTATCCTGGAGCTCTGTCCCGATACACACTAGACTTTGTCCTCCTCTACTCCTTCCTCCCCGCTTTGGTTCTGCTGGGCATAATCGGCTTCAAGATCAGGGACAAGCTTGTGCGTCATTAA